The DNA window TTGTTGAATTAAAACGGCATCAGCCATAACTAAAGCAGCCATAGCTTCAACAATCGGAATAGCTCTTGGAACAACACACGGATCATGTCTACCTTTTGCGGCTAAAACACCATCTTCACCCTTATAAGTGGAAGTATGTTGTTCTTGAGAAATAGTTGCGGCACTCTTGAATGGAACagaaaagtaaatattttcacCATTGCTAATACCACCTTGGATACCACCACTATTATTAGTCTTTGTTCTCAACCTGtgttcttcttcatcataataaaataagtcATTGTGTTTGGATCCTGGCAAACTAACACCGTTGAACCCAGAACCAATTTCAAATCCTTTAGAAGCTGGAATAGATAGCATGGCGTGAGCCAATACTGCTTCTAATTTGTCAAAACAAGGCTCACCCAACCCAGTTGGAATATTTCTAATGACACAAGTGACTACACCACCAATGGAATCTTTATTGCCTCTGTACTTTTCAATCTCCTTAATCATTTCACCAGCAGTTGATGGGTCAGGGCACCTAATTAAGCCTGTAGCATCGACTTTTTCCCTTGTTATGGTGTTTAAAATATGTTGGAATTTAGGATCCAATGGGTCTCTGTTCATCTTAACGTCACCAACTTGTGTAACAAAAGCAACAATTTCCATATTACTAACTTTatgtaaaaatttttcagcAATGGCACCGGCAGCAACTCTGCCAATAGTTTCTCTAGCAGAAGAACGACCACCGCCACTAGAAGCTTTGATGCCGTATTTTTCCAGATAGGTATAATCTGCATGGGATGGTCTTGGATAATTGTCCATATCATTGTAATCATGTGGTCTTTGGTCTTCATTTTTCACTAGCATACCAATTGGAGTACCTAAAGTTTTACCAAATTCAGTACCACTTTGGATTTCAACTTTATCCTTTTCATTTCTTGGAGTAGTTAATTTAGATTGACCCGGTCTTCTTCTACTTAATTGTGGTTGAATATCAGCTTCAGTCAATTCCATTCCTGGTGGAACACCATCGACTATACATCCAACTGATTTACAGTGGGACTCACCATAAGTGGTGACACGGAAATAACGACCAAATGTAGACATGAtgcataaaaataattttctgTTCTTGagttgtttttctttttgaataaGTTGCttagattttattattattgaagtTTTAGgatattgttttaaaataagtaaaatagaattagatgaagaaaaagtttCTAACAAAGAAGACATAAACTGCAAACCAGAAAAAAagtgcaaaaaaaaaaaaaattttttttttccttccagcatacaattttttaccATAATAATTTGGAACGATATTATGactcttttaaaaaaggaaaaaaaaaaaaaaaaaaaaaaaaaaaaaattaaggaTATAACAATTGTCATGGACATTTTCGTTCGGACAGTTTTGTTTGGATATAAGCACGTGAGTAAAGTTATCTTTCTATTTGTTTACCTTTAAAGAACTCACTTTAAAAAGTTCatcctttccttttttttagatttatttCTAATTCTGATAGACATAACATAAACAACCAATTTGCAAGATAGCGAATCAGATTGATCATGtgaccattttttttaaatttatttgaaCAAAAATCACAAGGCCACAAAAccacaaaaaatatttgactATAGAAATTAtagaatttgaaaataaaattaactaaTAAGTGTATTAGCAGtaataaatacatataaaaagaacGAATTTCAACAAGTAAGCTCGCATGGCGTAATGGCAACGCGTCTGACTTCTAATCAGAAGATTCTGGGTTCGACCCCCAGTGTGagtgtaattttttatctattaaatgttttttttttttttttttttttacttgaaacggaaaaagttaaattgGGTTTTATAATCAACAAAACCTGATTTAATACTACCTAAAATTACAAATCAAAATTGGGTTAGGTCAACATATTCGCATTAAAACAACCATTTTAAACTTAACAGAAactaaaggaaaaaaaaaatttttttttgggtttttttgggttttttttgggttttttttttgggtttTTTTGGAGGagcatttttcttttgagTCTATCCATCTTAAAACAATTCCCACAACGCTGTTAATCCTAATAACCTCCCCCTTCCGGATATAAAAGGTTTGactttattttcctttttcctttttttatttttgcctTTTGCCTTTTGCCTTTTGCTCTCCAATCTGTAcatcctttttctttttcttcttcttttttcttactTTTTCtactctttttcttttattattatctttttcttttctttaattatcatcatcttttATGCTGTTCAAATACTCAGAAGCTACCACAATATCTAACCCACCTTTCTATATTGCTCCCTTACCTGCTTTCTGATAATAAGAAATAACATACAAAAGACAACACAAAGTAAGATACGAAAACTAACAGCAACTATGTCTCTTAGTGCTTTATTAAATGATGACTCTTCGTCTGCTCTTTCTTCCCGGTTGCATTCATCAATGGATGAATCTCAAGAAAGCTCCCTCATCCCAGatgaaaaatttcaattaaacactaaatatgaaaattcaataaaagaCAAGTCCACGgctattgaaaaattcaaaatgaatttggatttattaaaaaaaagagatgcTCAAGAATTACTGGTTCAAAACTGGaattttattagttttCAAGAACTGGAATTAATCAATGAGTGGAATTCTCAactaaaagaaatatttgatCACCAACACCTGAATAAGGAAAAggagaaagagaaagaaaaaatcgAGCAAGAAAATAAGAACAGATTGATTAGAGATAATCAAggggaagaagaagaaaaagaaaaagacgacgaaaaagaagaagaagaggaagaggaggaagaagaagaagaagcagaagatgaaaaagaaataaatgaagaaggaaaagaagaaattacTCCCGGTAATCATATTCCAATGAAAGACTCGATTAAGAAAGAAAGTAGTACCGGGATAGATTTATTGTTAGATAATATGGAAAGCATCGATAAAGAATGGGAAAATTTCATGGAATATAAAAACTCAAAGGATTCTATTAGAAAAGAGTATACTGCAAGTTTAACCAAGAAAGATAGAAGGAGAACAAGAAGGAATACTAGAAAAAAGTCAATAAACGATGATAAGACAACTGCCACTGTTGTTGCTTCAACGGTTAAGCATAGTAAGAAAGGCTCCAAAACTGCCGCTCCCGATTCTACTAATACATCTCCTAAgggtaaaaaatttaagatACAACCTGTATCCTCATCTTCACCAACTACAGTGTCAATTAAGCCAACACCTGAAGATCctgataatataaaaagaaactcTTTACATGAGAGATTCATTGCAAACATATACggtaaaaaaa is part of the Saccharomycodes ludwigii strain NBRC 1722 chromosome III, whole genome shotgun sequence genome and encodes:
- the ARO2 gene encoding bifunctional chorismate synthase/riboflavin reductase [NAD(P)H] ARO2 (similar to Saccharomyces cerevisiae YGL148W | ARO2 | AROmatic amino acid requiring), whose amino-acid sequence is MSTFGRYFRVTTYGESHCKSVGCIVDGVPPGMELTEADIQPQLSRRRPGQSKLTTPRNEKDKVEIQSGTEFGKTLGTPIGMLVKNEDQRPHDYNDMDNYPRPSHADYTYLEKYGIKASSGGGRSSARETIGRVAAGAIAEKFLHKVSNMEIVAFVTQVGDVKMNRDPLDPKFQHILNTITREKVDATGLIRCPDPSTAGEMIKEIEKYRGNKDSIGGVVTCVIRNIPTGLGEPCFDKLEAVLAHAMLSIPASKGFEIGSGFNGVSLPGSKHNDLFYYDEEEHRLRTKTNNSGGIQGGISNGENIYFSVPFKSAATISQEQHTSTYKGEDGVLAAKGRHDPCVVPRAIPIVEAMAALVMADAVLIQQSREYSISLFKK